The following proteins come from a genomic window of bacterium:
- a CDS encoding histidine kinase yields MRFRIRDILIVSSLYDFYVFEEEGRLYELLRSEYQGLNLSHTPELTRVSNAVDAIEHLRHEHRYDFVIVTLHIEDLSPVEFAKLVKKENIDIPIVLLASENRELSDIINRKEDKLFDEVFVWLGNYRLLLAIIKSIEDKYNVKHDTRIMGVQSIIFIEDNIRYYSAFLPSIYLEVMKQSQRLIKEGLNLSHKNLRQRARPKILLCTNYEDADSYYQMYKETVLGVISDIDFPMDGARNPEAGLLFAGKVKSETPDIPILLHSSRGKNSSKARECGCDFLLKDSPSLLKDLGKFMEEKLGFGDFNFQMPDGTVIGRAHDIISLEKELKNIPSESFAFHAERNHFSNWLKARTEFWLAHKLRPRRIAEFPSIDATRKHLIRTLREYRRLRRRGIITEFNPENFDTETSISRIGGGSLGGKARGLSFINRLMNNYNIIRKFKDVKIFIPPAVVLTTDVFDEFIEKNNLKNFALKTKNDQKILNKFLQVEYFPEDVLQSLKSFLKLIKKPLAVRSSSLLEDSHNYPFAGVYETYMLPNSNMDLRVRLKELVNTVKRVYASTFFRGPRDYLKATSFRLEEEKMAIVIQVLSGREYGDRFYPTFSGTAQSYNFYAMDPQKSEDGTVSVSLGLGKMVVEGGRTVRFSPKHPKHILQFSTIDLALKNNQNEFFALDLSQSVREFKGEEDEFIKSYSIKDAEKDGVLQFIASTYSAENDRLYDGLRPGGYPVLTFSPVLKSGIFPLPEIIEMFLDLGTWSMATPVEIEFAVNIPLNPKEKKEFSILQIRPMALNREDELLDVDNVESSKLISRSNKVFGNGIVEDVFDIVVVDRDLFDRSKSREVALEVSKFNSMLIKKGRPYLLIGVGRWGSMDPWLGIPVKWDQISGARAIVESSFKDFSVSPSQGSHFFENLISFAVSYFTIQDNDPESFLDWDWIKSNKSGSGMKYTKLITFKKPIILKMNGHEKRGIIYKPGFYKKED; encoded by the coding sequence ATGAGGTTCAGAATAAGGGATATTTTGATAGTGTCCAGTCTTTACGATTTTTATGTTTTTGAAGAAGAGGGAAGGCTCTATGAATTATTGAGAAGCGAATATCAGGGCCTTAATTTAAGCCATACACCTGAGCTTACAAGAGTATCAAATGCAGTTGATGCCATAGAACATCTGCGTCATGAGCACAGATATGATTTTGTTATTGTAACATTACATATAGAAGATTTAAGCCCTGTAGAATTTGCAAAGCTTGTTAAAAAAGAGAATATTGATATTCCGATAGTGCTTCTGGCATCGGAAAACAGGGAACTATCTGATATTATTAATAGAAAAGAAGATAAATTATTTGATGAAGTATTTGTCTGGCTTGGGAATTACCGGCTTCTACTGGCAATAATAAAAAGCATAGAAGATAAATATAATGTAAAGCATGATACCCGTATTATGGGAGTACAATCCATAATTTTTATTGAAGACAATATACGCTACTATTCTGCATTTCTGCCGTCTATTTATCTTGAGGTGATGAAACAGTCCCAGAGGCTAATCAAAGAGGGATTAAACCTTTCTCATAAAAACCTTCGCCAGAGGGCAAGGCCTAAAATTCTTCTATGTACAAATTACGAGGATGCCGATTCCTATTATCAAATGTATAAGGAAACCGTACTCGGTGTTATTTCAGATATTGATTTTCCTATGGATGGAGCCCGCAATCCTGAAGCAGGCCTGTTATTTGCAGGCAAAGTAAAGAGTGAGACGCCTGATATTCCGATTTTGCTGCATTCGTCAAGAGGGAAGAATTCATCGAAAGCAAGGGAGTGCGGCTGTGATTTCCTTTTAAAAGATTCGCCTTCTCTGTTAAAAGATCTGGGAAAATTTATGGAAGAGAAACTGGGCTTTGGAGATTTCAATTTTCAAATGCCTGACGGCACAGTAATCGGAAGAGCTCATGATATCATATCCCTTGAAAAAGAATTAAAGAATATTCCTTCTGAGAGTTTTGCTTTTCATGCAGAAAGGAATCATTTCTCAAACTGGCTGAAGGCGAGAACTGAATTCTGGCTGGCACATAAACTCAGGCCGAGAAGAATAGCAGAATTTCCGTCAATTGATGCAACGAGAAAACACCTTATACGTACATTGCGGGAGTACAGAAGACTTCGGCGCAGGGGGATTATTACTGAATTTAATCCTGAGAATTTTGATACTGAAACCAGCATTTCCCGAATAGGTGGAGGCTCTCTCGGCGGTAAAGCAAGGGGGCTGAGTTTTATTAACAGATTGATGAATAATTATAATATTATAAGAAAATTTAAAGATGTAAAAATATTCATCCCTCCGGCAGTTGTACTTACAACAGATGTATTTGATGAATTTATAGAAAAAAATAATTTGAAGAATTTTGCATTAAAGACAAAAAATGATCAGAAAATATTAAACAAATTTCTGCAGGTCGAATATTTTCCTGAAGATGTTCTTCAATCATTAAAATCATTTTTAAAACTTATTAAAAAACCTCTTGCTGTAAGATCTTCAAGTCTGCTTGAAGATTCTCATAATTATCCTTTTGCAGGTGTATATGAGACATATATGCTTCCGAATTCCAATATGGATCTGCGAGTACGTCTAAAAGAACTGGTAAATACCGTAAAGCGGGTTTATGCCTCAACATTTTTCCGCGGGCCCAGAGATTATTTAAAAGCTACTTCTTTCCGTCTTGAAGAAGAAAAAATGGCAATTGTGATACAGGTTTTGAGCGGCAGAGAGTACGGTGATAGATTCTATCCCACATTTTCGGGAACAGCGCAATCATATAATTTTTATGCTATGGATCCTCAAAAATCTGAAGACGGCACTGTATCTGTTTCTCTCGGACTTGGTAAGATGGTTGTGGAAGGAGGAAGAACCGTAAGATTCAGCCCAAAGCATCCGAAACATATCCTGCAGTTCTCCACTATTGACCTGGCCCTGAAAAACAATCAGAATGAATTTTTTGCCCTTGATTTGAGTCAAAGTGTCAGAGAATTTAAAGGCGAGGAAGATGAATTTATTAAAAGCTATTCCATAAAGGATGCAGAAAAAGACGGGGTGCTGCAGTTCATAGCTTCGACCTATTCTGCGGAAAACGATAGATTGTACGATGGGCTTCGTCCGGGCGGCTACCCTGTACTCACATTTTCACCTGTATTAAAAAGCGGTATATTTCCCCTCCCCGAGATAATAGAAATGTTTCTCGATCTTGGTACGTGGAGCATGGCTACTCCTGTTGAAATTGAGTTTGCTGTAAATATTCCCCTAAATCCCAAAGAGAAGAAGGAATTCAGTATCCTTCAGATAAGGCCAATGGCCTTAAACCGGGAAGATGAATTGCTGGATGTGGACAATGTGGAAAGTTCAAAGCTGATAAGCAGGTCTAATAAAGTGTTCGGAAACGGGATTGTAGAAGATGTATTTGACATTGTTGTTGTAGACAGGGATCTGTTTGACAGGTCAAAAAGCAGGGAAGTAGCTTTAGAAGTGAGTAAATTCAACAGTATGCTTATTAAAAAAGGAAGGCCGTATCTGCTTATCGGCGTAGGAAGGTGGGGCAGTATGGACCCATGGCTTGGTATACCTGTTAAATGGGACCAGATATCAGGTGCAAGGGCAATTGTTGAGTCCAGTTTTAAAGATTTTTCAGTAAGCCCCTCGCAAGGGTCACATTTTTTTGAGAATCTAATTTCATTTGCAGTCAGCTATTTTACAATACAGGATAATGATCCGGAAAGTTTTCTTGACTGGGATTGGATAAAATCAAACAAGTCCGGCAGCGGGATGAAATATACAAAGCTTATTACTTTTAAAAAACCAATAATATTAAAAATGAACGGACATGAGAAGAGAGGCATAATTTACAAGCCGGGTTTTTATAAGAAGGAAGATTAG
- a CDS encoding TonB-dependent receptor, producing MQHKVLYLPAFLYLLYAEIAAGQNLFFGEPVTITGSRISSTLSEGYRKIYTIDNKDIKNLPVNTLTELLELIASVNIRTRGLGNSQADISIRGSSFEQVLILVDGIRMNDPQTGHHSMDIPVPLSDIKRIEVLAGHASSVYGPDGYGGVVNIITKAGSNNGISYFFNYGSFRTVHTGMSCSFKLGKLTHKISFENNRSDGHIEDTDYHNMAASYGNSWINRKNRVSSSAGISIKNFGANNFYAPFPSREKTGAIFSKINFLHQFSSALRLFSRGFFRFHNDDFILDRTRESWYSNHHKTYIFGTNVQLNYTRNSNEYAIGASLTQENLNSSSLGKRYQTIAAVFAEMAVGISDKSAIDCGIRLDYHNSWGTQASPSLSFKSSISPHLMFRASAGRIFRIPTFTELFYHSPANQGNPLLKPETGWSAETGIDFSQGGLALSLSIFQRWEKDKIDWIRFSSDEIWKVVNRGRTEVAGLSISADYMHSDRTTWRINYTYLLRRNIAAEPYMSKYDFTVPPHNLTLSFTENWSRRVAQTLFILVCNNPSMSSYTLLNSKISFKIGNKTFYFSLNNILNTRYETIPNVIMPGRRINMGINYTH from the coding sequence ATGCAGCATAAAGTACTATATTTACCAGCATTCTTATATCTTCTATATGCAGAAATTGCAGCGGGGCAGAATCTCTTTTTCGGCGAACCTGTTACTATTACCGGATCCCGCATCTCAAGTACTCTGTCCGAAGGATACAGAAAAATCTACACTATTGACAATAAAGATATAAAAAACCTTCCGGTAAATACATTGACAGAGCTGCTGGAACTTATCGCCTCTGTTAATATCCGGACAAGAGGGTTGGGAAATTCACAGGCTGATATCTCAATACGGGGCTCATCATTTGAGCAAGTTCTGATTCTGGTCGACGGGATACGGATGAATGACCCTCAAACCGGACACCACAGCATGGATATACCTGTTCCGTTATCAGATATCAAACGTATTGAAGTCCTTGCAGGGCACGCATCATCAGTGTACGGCCCAGACGGATACGGCGGAGTTGTCAATATAATTACAAAGGCAGGCAGCAATAACGGAATCAGCTATTTTTTTAACTATGGCTCCTTTAGAACCGTTCATACCGGCATGAGCTGCTCTTTTAAACTTGGTAAACTGACTCATAAAATTTCTTTTGAAAATAACAGATCAGACGGGCATATTGAAGACACTGATTATCATAACATGGCTGCATCTTACGGAAATTCATGGATAAACAGAAAAAACCGGGTATCCTCATCTGCCGGCATTTCCATAAAAAACTTTGGTGCAAATAATTTTTATGCTCCTTTCCCTTCGAGGGAAAAGACTGGTGCAATATTCTCAAAAATCAACTTCCTCCACCAGTTCTCTTCTGCTCTGCGTCTTTTTTCCCGTGGATTCTTCCGTTTTCATAATGACGATTTCATACTTGACAGAACAAGGGAATCATGGTACTCAAACCATCATAAAACTTACATATTCGGTACAAATGTACAACTTAACTATACCAGAAACAGCAATGAATATGCTATTGGAGCTTCTCTTACACAGGAGAACCTCAACAGCTCTTCATTAGGCAAAAGATATCAGACAATTGCAGCTGTTTTTGCAGAGATGGCTGTCGGGATCTCTGATAAATCCGCTATTGACTGCGGAATAAGGCTTGATTATCACAACTCATGGGGAACACAGGCCAGCCCTTCTCTGAGTTTCAAAAGTTCTATATCTCCTCATTTAATGTTCAGAGCATCAGCAGGGAGAATATTCAGAATACCGACATTTACAGAACTCTTTTATCACTCTCCTGCAAACCAGGGGAATCCTCTTTTAAAACCTGAGACAGGATGGTCGGCAGAAACAGGGATAGACTTCTCTCAAGGAGGGCTTGCATTATCTCTTTCCATTTTTCAAAGGTGGGAAAAAGACAAAATCGACTGGATTAGATTTTCATCTGATGAAATATGGAAAGTTGTCAACAGAGGCAGGACTGAAGTCGCAGGATTATCAATAAGTGCGGATTACATGCATTCAGACAGGACAACATGGCGTATAAATTACACATATCTCTTGCGCAGGAATATTGCTGCAGAACCGTACATGTCAAAATATGATTTTACTGTCCCTCCCCACAATCTCACTTTATCTTTCACAGAAAACTGGAGCAGAAGAGTCGCTCAAACTCTTTTTATTCTGGTATGCAATAATCCTTCTATGAGTTCGTATACGCTTTTAAATTCAAAAATTTCTTTTAAGATCGGCAATAAAACATTCTATTTTTCTTTAAATAATATTCTTAATACAAGATATGAGACTATTCCCAATGTAATTATGCCGGGAAGACGCATTAATATGGGTATTAATTACACTCATTAA